Sequence from the Amphiura filiformis unplaced genomic scaffold, Afil_fr2py scaffold_42, whole genome shotgun sequence genome:
GTTCCTTTTTGGGGGACAACATAAAAAAATTCCTAGGAAATTATTttctattgatttttaaaaacttgatataaatatttaggaacccatttattattattattattgttattgttattgttattgttattattattattattattattaattttttttattttgaaatacttTTAGAAATATTCACCTAAAACGGCTGAAAATActaaattttgtaaaaaatttgGTAGTTGGTTCGAATGATTGTAATGATTTTCACCCAAATGTTCAACCATTTTTGTTGAAGTTGgttgtcatttatttatttatttatttgaagagcttagtttcaaaaccccttacatccacttgagcaattttgagaaaacatcaaaaaatcatcctacccaggcatcccgccaaaaactgcttttattGCAGACCccttatatcaatgattttttgatgagctatttatttatttatttatttatttatttatttatttatttattttcattcattcattcattcattcattcattcattcattcattcattcattcattcattcattcattcagatTTGATCAAACGTATTGCTGAGGAACTGAAAAAGCACTACCGGGATCATGTGTGCAAGAAGCTGATTTATCCGTGGGACCAGACAGGCAAGTGGATGGAGTTTGACAAAATCTATATACCTGTAACCATAGATCGCGATGTTGGCGCCGGAGCTAAACCAATAAAAGAAAGCCTTGAATCATATGAAGAACTGTTCAAAATAGAAGAAGACAAAGGGCATAAACGTTTTCTCTTGGTTGGGGACCCTGGGCAGGGCAAATCATCATTTTGTGCCAAGGTTGCTCATGATTGGTGTGTGGAGACAACGCTTGAAAACATCCAACTGCTTTTTATTATTGATCTGGCGAAAGTTGATAAGGATACCCTTATTGAAGATGCAATTTGTGAGCACCTGCTTTCAGACATAGATATTGAGCCTACGAAACTTCGTGAGGTCATTAAGCATCTGAAACagtcaatattttttatttttgatggaCTTGATGAAGCACCGGGCCTTATGTCAAGTAAGGTTGAGAATAAAGGTGGTGATGGTAATAGGGTGAcagatgtaatgaaagatcagaAATTGAAAGACTGCCGTGTGCTAGTAACAACAAGACCATGGGGAGAAAAAGAAATGAAGGATATTCCTGGGTACAAACGCTTAGAACTAAAGAAGATGACCAGGGAAAACGTTAAGAAGTATGTAGAAACGTTTTTCGGACAAGACAGTGAGACAAAATCCCTAGGAGATAGTTTGGTGAAGTTTATAGATGAGAACAAGTT
This genomic interval carries:
- the LOC140144145 gene encoding protein NLRC5-like, giving the protein MYMTEYLIKRIAEELKKHYRDHVCKKLIYPWDQTGKWMEFDKIYIPVTIDRDVGAGAKPIKESLESYEELFKIEEDKGHKRFLLVGDPGQGKSSFCAKVAHDWCVETTLENIQLLFIIDLAKVDKDTLIEDAICEHLLSDIDIEPTKLREVIKHLKQSIFFIFDGLDEAPGLMSSKVENKGGDGNRVTDVMKDQKLKDCRVLVTTRPWGEKEMKDIPGYKRLELKKMTRENVKKYVETFFGQDSETKSLGDSLVKFIDENKLTLDTSTPLIVLLVIYYWFETGGSSRIPVQLRILYDNIISIMYKKQPQHIFTK